In Carassius auratus strain Wakin unplaced genomic scaffold, ASM336829v1 scaf_tig00019010, whole genome shotgun sequence, the following are encoded in one genomic region:
- the LOC113076138 gene encoding EH domain-containing protein 3-like — MFSWANKDGKKKDPELFQTVSDGLKRLYRNKLFPLEDTYRFHDFHSPALEDADFDNKPMVLLVGQYSTGKTTFIRHLMEQDFPGMRIGPEPTTDSFIAVMYGEQEGLIPGNALVVDPKKPFRKLNAFGNAFLNRFICAQMPNPVLDSISIIDTPGILSGEKQRISRGQWFFYFNFLLISSFYYCHLYFFYYPLTFLTGVTTTTNTSSIYIDRFE, encoded by the exons ATGTTCAGCTGGGCGAACAAAGATGGAAAGAAAAAGGATCCCGAACTGTTTCAGACGGTTTCTGACGGGCTGAAGCGACTCTACCGGAACAAATTATTTCCACTGGAAGACACGTACCGCTTCCACGACTTCCACTCTCCGGCTCTGGAGGATGCCGATTTCGACAACAAGCCCATGGTACTTTTAGTGGGCCAGTACTCCACAGGAAAAACCACTTTTATTAGGCATCTCATGGAGCAGGATTTCCCCGGGATGCGCATAGGCCCCGAGCCGACCACCGATTCATTCATAGCGGTGATGTACGGGGAACAGGAGGGTCTCATCCCGGGCAATGCTTTAGTGGTTGACCCCAAGAAACCCTTCAGAAAACTCAATGCCTTTGGAAACGCCTTTCTGAACAG GTTTATATGTGCTCAGATGCCAAATCCAGTGTTGGACAGCATCAGCATCATAGACACTCCTGGAATCCTGTCCGGAGAGAAACAGCGGATCAGTAGAGGTCagtggtttttttattttaattttttattaatttcctcTTTCTATTATTGCCATCTGTACTTCTTTTACTATCCCCTGACTTTCCTTACCGGAGTTACCACAACTACTAATACAAGCTCCATTTACATAGACCGCTTTGAGT